CTGTTCAACTACCAGCTGGGCGTGGTGTACAAACCGGTGGAAAACGCCAGCTTCTACATGTCGTACGGCACCTCGTCGACCCCCGCGGGCGCGTTCCTGGCACAGGGCTCGGATCCCAACGGGCTGGCCCCGGACCGCAGCGGCAACCGCGGCGACCAGCTGGCGCCGGAAAAGAACCGCTCGTTCGAACTGGGCACCAAGTGGGACGTGCTGAAGAATCGCCTGGCACTGACCGCGGCGATCTTCCGCATCGAGACCACCAACGCCCGCATCGTGCAGCAGGACGGCACCGCGGCGATGGCCGGCAACAAGCGCGTGGACGGCTTCGAGCTGGGCTTCTCCGGCAACCTGACCGACAAGTGGGCCATGTTCGGCGGCTACACCCACCTGAAGAGCGAGCTGCGCAACAACGGCGGCGCCGGCGCGGCCTTCGGCCAGACCAACGGCCAGGCGTTCCCGAATACGCCGGAAGACAGCTTCAGCCTGTGGACCACGTACCAGCTGCTGCCTAACCTGACCATCGGCGGCGGCGCGTACTACGTGTCGAAGATCTGGGGCAACCAGGGCACCAACAAGTGGGTGGCGCCGTACTGGCGCTTCGATGCGATGGCCGCATACCGCATCAACAAGAACGTGGCGCTGCAGCTGAACGTGCAGAACCTGACCGACAAGACCTACTACAGCCAGGCCTATACCTCGCACTATGCGACGGTGGCACCGGGCCGCACCGCGGTGCTGAACCTGAACCTGCGCTACTGAGCGCGGCGGCCGCAAGGCCAAACCACGCGGCACGCGGCCGGCAGCGGCCGCGTGCCGCTTTGCCATTCAACCGAAGCCCTTCGTATGGATACCCTGCCCTTCCGCGTTGCCACGCCGGTCGAACTCGACCAGCTCGGTCCCGCCGCGCTGCGCGACAAGCTGGCCGGCCCGCCCCACCTGGCACTGCCCTGGCTGGGCGGCGCCGCGGTGGCGGGCCACCTCGACGCGCAGATGGTGCTGGGCCAGTGGTTCCTGGCCGGCCATGGCGTCACGCGCGACCCGGTGCGCGCCTTCACCTGGTTCAAGCATGCGGCGCACGCGGGCCACGCGGGCGCGGCCAACCTGGCGGGCCGATGCTACGAGAACGGCTGGGGCACCGCACCGGATGCGCGCGCCGCCGCGCACTGGTACACGCTGGCAGCCGAGCGCGGCTCGGACTGGGGCATGTACAACCTGGCCACGGCGCTGGTGCTGGGACAGGGCATCGCCGCGGACCGGCGCGCCGCGCTCGGCTGGTACCAGCGCGCCGCGGCGCTTGGCCATGCCAAGTCGCTCAATATCGTCGGCGGCTTTTATGAAGACGGCTGGGAGGTGGCACCCGACCCGGTGCGCGCGGCCGCGTACTACCGCCAGGCGGCCGAAGGCGGCGATTTCCGCGGCCAGTTCAACCATGCGCGCATGCTGGCGCTGGCAGGGCGCGAGGCTGAAGCGCAGCAATGGATCGGGCTGGTGCCGCAGACCGCCACCGCGCCCTTCATCGACAAGATGCTGGCCTTCCTGCGCGACGCGCCGCAGCCGGCGCTGCAGCGCCTGTACCCGCATGCCCGCCAGGCCGCACAAGCCGCGCAGACCGCGCAGCCGCAGCCGGAAGCCGTCGCCGCAGCCTGAACGCCGCGAGGGCTCAGGTCACGCGGAAGCCCACCTTCAACGTGACCTGGTAGTGCGCGATCTTACCATTCTGGATATGGCCGCGCGTTTCCACCACTTCGAACCAGTCGATGTTCTTGATGGTTTCGCCGGCCTTGGCGATGGCGCTCTGGATGGCCTGGTCGCAGCCGTCGGGCGAAGAGCCGACGATCTCGACCAGCTTGTAGGTGTGGTTCGTCATTGTTTCTCCTTGGCGGCCGCCGCCGCAGGCGGTTGCATCCATCATAGGCGCCGCCCGCGCATAGCCCCAAGGCCGCGGCGGAACGCCGTGCGCGCCACAGATCCTGTTACACAATCCCCCTTTGCCAGTGGCGTATGCGGCTGCTACGCTGCGTTCCCGCCCCGGACAGGTGCGGCGCGCGGCGCGCGCACGCTGTCCTTCACCGACGCCAAGATCCGCCGTGACTTATCGCTTCCTTCGCCGGGCCGTGCTGGGCCTGGGCCTGGCCGCCGTGTTGTCGGCCTTCACCTCGTTCAGTCCCTTCGCGCTGCTGGCGCATGCCCGTTCGGCATCGACCTTCGACCAGGTCTCCGAGACCATCGCCGACAGCATCAGCGAGACCTTCAACGAGGCCATCGCCAATCACTTCCCTTCCCGCACCGGCAAGCCCGCGCAACCGGCGCAGCCGCCCGATGCCAGGCCGCTGCCGACCAAACCCTTTGCCGATGGCAGCGGCTACACGCTGTGCTTCGTTCCCGACGGCGCGAGTTGCCAGGCGCTGCTGATCAATGCGATCCGCAGCACGCGCCAGCGCCTGCTGATCCAGGCCTATTCGTTCACCAGCGCGCCGATTGCCGAGGCCGTGGCGCAGGCGCACCGGCGCGGCGTCGACGTGCGCGTGATCCTCGACAAGAGCCAGCAGAGCGAGCGCTATACCAGCGCCACCTTCCTCAAGCACGCCGGCGTGCCGGTGGTGATCGACAACAAGCCCGCGATCGCCCATAACAAGGTG
The sequence above is a segment of the Cupriavidus sp. MP-37 genome. Coding sequences within it:
- a CDS encoding tetratricopeptide repeat protein, with the protein product MDTLPFRVATPVELDQLGPAALRDKLAGPPHLALPWLGGAAVAGHLDAQMVLGQWFLAGHGVTRDPVRAFTWFKHAAHAGHAGAANLAGRCYENGWGTAPDARAAAHWYTLAAERGSDWGMYNLATALVLGQGIAADRRAALGWYQRAAALGHAKSLNIVGGFYEDGWEVAPDPVRAAAYYRQAAEGGDFRGQFNHARMLALAGREAEAQQWIGLVPQTATAPFIDKMLAFLRDAPQPALQRLYPHARQAAQAAQTAQPQPEAVAAA
- a CDS encoding dodecin, with the translated sequence MTNHTYKLVEIVGSSPDGCDQAIQSAIAKAGETIKNIDWFEVVETRGHIQNGKIAHYQVTLKVGFRVT
- a CDS encoding phospholipase D family protein, translating into MTYRFLRRAVLGLGLAAVLSAFTSFSPFALLAHARSASTFDQVSETIADSISETFNEAIANHFPSRTGKPAQPAQPPDARPLPTKPFADGSGYTLCFVPDGASCQALLINAIRSTRQRLLIQAYSFTSAPIAEAVAQAHRRGVDVRVILDKSQQSERYTSATFLKHAGVPVVIDNKPAIAHNKVMVFDDQAVFTGSFNFTKSAQERNAENGMLIRGDAAVVKAYTDNWHKRYRQSRAY